A genome region from Setaria italica strain Yugu1 chromosome III, Setaria_italica_v2.0, whole genome shotgun sequence includes the following:
- the LOC101765236 gene encoding LOW QUALITY PROTEIN: protein NETWORKED 2A-like (The sequence of the model RefSeq protein was modified relative to this genomic sequence to represent the inferred CDS: deleted 1 base in 1 codon) yields the protein MLQRAASNAYSWWWASHIRTTQSKWLETTVGEMEDRVQAMLKLIGADADSFGKKAELYFRSRPELINHVEEMFRSYQALADRFDRISSELHKANHTIATVFPDQVQFSMQEGDGEGFPKAIGGIDLSNFKFPALEGLSMGSQSASRGTSPVPKRGTQSHRRAISNMTKEKAQEEIDKLQKQILALQTEKEFLKTSYDSALGKYLEIEKQVSELQEEVCSLQDAFSTGAAIEDNEARALMAAQAIVSCEDTLVNLQDQQKRSTDEAKVEFRRANEAIEKLKTFKNECGLPHAQMDGHDHHDTELSHALLSEDADDSAVNESKLDLQEICQNVKEIIERYPELSVAELADKVDRLVEKVINLELATTSQNAQIDRMRTEIDGLQERLHALEQEKAALVVDSSNLADRLKKVEEMLQEVQQIWKSVQNGTENICKQMTEASHELTEFVETLHAPEPEISDFVDSMRDSKDIASLEDDSGLASLSIKKGQSSALHGSSEIEKCDEISDGTVAQKQLVPKEPEGEEKILLEDYASVFQSYKDTEQKLSEMERRNQEYHIEAISELKELKSANATKDEEIHSLRRMLSSLQKKMTASITESIEKSEETSKISTSPATEDKEVAEIEEYIKQCQVDDSLACSVAEEKFRTEIDRVLGENLDFWLRFSTSYHQIQNFQTSFDKLKTEMRKLTDEQEQGGTYGFAASYQVAKLESAVLEKKFRDLNTDLQVWMEKNVLLKGELENRFSSLCSIQEDISKITTLDKSDEVHFNPFQAAKFQGEVLNMKQENNKVAKELEAGLDHVRGFQVEVGRVLLKLRENLELSIARSHRAQQNFRNLSTKAGVPLRTFLFGSKPKRPSLFSCMGPGVHKQHGGSKAGRR from the exons ATGCTGCAGCGCGCGGCGAGCAACGCCTACTCCTGGTGGTGGGCGTCGCACATCCGCACCACCCAGTCCAAGTGGCTCGAAACCACCGTCGGCG AGATGGAGGACAGGGTACAGGCCATGCTCAAGCTCATTGGGGCCGACGCCGATTCGTTCGGCAAGAAGGCGGAGCTCTACTTCAGGAGCCGGCCGGAGCTCATCAATCACGTGGAGGAGATGTTCAGATCATACCAGGCCCTCGCCGACAGGTTTGACCGGATATCCAGTGAGCTGCACAAGGCCAACCACACCATCGCCACCGTGTTCCCGGACCAGGTGCAGTTCTCAATGCAAGAGGGGGACGGTGAGGGGTTCCCGAAGGCAATCGGCGGGATTGATCTCAGCAACTTCAAATTCCCTGCGCTGGAAGGCTTGTCCATGGGCTCGCAGAGCGCGAGCAGGGGCACCAGTCCAGTCCCCAAGAGGGGGACCCAATCACATCGGAGGGCCATCTCCAATATGACCAAGGAGAAGGCGCAGGAGGAGATAGACAAGCTGCAGAAACAAATCCTGGCGCTACAGACTGAGAAAGAGTTCTTGAAGACCTCTTACGACAGCGCGTTAGGCAAGTATCTGGAGATTGAGAAACAGGTGTCTGAGTTGCAGGAGGAAGTCTGCAGTTTGCAAGATGCTTTTAGCACTGGTGCGGCCATTGAAGACAATGAAGCTCGGGCGTTAATGGCTGCACAAGCCATTGTGTCGTGTGAGGATACGTTGGTGAACTTGCAGGACCAACAAAAGAGATCAACTGACGAGGCAAAGGTGGAGTTTCGACGAGCCAATGAAGCAATTGAAAAGCTGAAAACCTTCAAGAATGAATGTGGGCTTCCTCATGCTCAAATGGATGGGCATGATCACCATGACACAGAACTGAGCCATGCACTGCTGTCCGAGGATGCTGATGATTCAGCTGTGAATGAGAGCAAGCTTGACCTCCAGGAAATATGTCAAAATGTCAAAGAAATAATTGAACGTTACCCGGAGTTATCAGTCGCAGAATTAGCGGATAAGGTTGATCGACTTGTGGAGAAGGTGATCAACCTTGAACTTGCTACTACTTCACAGAATGCTCAGATTGATAGAATGAGGACAGAGATAGATGGCCTTCAAGAGCGTCTGCATGCTTTGGAGCAAGAGAAGGCAGCTTTGGTTGTTGATTCCAGTAACTTGGCTGACAGGTTGAAGAAAGTTGAAGAAATGCTGCAAGAAGTACAACAAATTTGGAAGTCTGTACAAAATGGGACAGAGAACATTTGTAAACAAATGACTGAAGCCTCCCATGAACTTACTGAATTTGTTGAAACATTACATGCTCCTGAGCCAGAAATCAGTGATTTCGTGGATTCAATGCGAGACTCCAAAGACATAGCTTCTCTGGAAGACGATTCAGGACTAGCAAGTCTGTCTATCAAAAAGGGCCAATCTAGTGCTTTACATGGCAGTAGTGAAATTGAGAAGTGTGACGAAATCTCAGACGGTACTGTAGCCCAGAAACAGCTGGTTCCAAAAGAACCTGAAGGCGAGGAGAAGATTCTATTAGAAGATTATGCATCTGTATTTCAGAGCTACAAAGATACAGAGCAAAAGCTTTCAGAAATGGAGAGGAGAAATCAAGAGTATCATATTGAAGCAATCTCAGAGCTGAAGGAACTTAAGAGTGCCAATGCAACAAAAGATGAGGAGATCCACTCTCTTAGGCGCATGCTAAGTTCTTTGCAGAAAAAGATGACTGCTTCTATTACCGAGAGCATAGAGAAATCAGAAGAAACATCCAAGATAAGCACCAGTCCTGCCACAGAAGACAAAGAGGTTGCTGAGATAGAGGAATACATTAAGCAATGCCAAGTTGATGACTCACTAGCTTGTTCG GTTGCTGAGGAGAAATTTAGAACAGAGATTGACAGGGTATTGGGGGAGAATTTGGACTTCTGGTTGAGGTTTAGCACATCATATCATCAAATACAGAATTTCCAAACATCCTTTGACAAGCTGAAAACTGAGATGCGCAAATTGACTGATGAACAGGAACAAGGGGGCACTTACGGGTTTGCTGCTAGTTATCAGGTAGCAAAGCTGGAGTCAGCAGTACTAGAAAAGAAATTTAGGGATCTGAATACAGATCTTCAAGTTTGGATGGAAAAGAACGTGCTATTAAAAGGAGAGTTAGAGAACAGATTCTCATCACTGTGCAGCATACAAGAAGATATATCTAAGATCACAACTCTGGATAAAAGTGATGAAGTTCACTTCAACCCTTTCCAAGCTGCAAAATTCCAAGGAGAGGTGCTTAATATGAAACAAGAAAATAACAAAGTTGCTAAGGAACTAGAAGCTGGGCTGGACCATGTAAGAGGTTTTCAAGTGGAGGTTGGAAGGGTGCTCTTGAAGCTCAGAGAGAACCTTGAGTTATCAATAGCAAGAAGCCACCGAGCCCAACAAAACTTCCGGAACCTGTCAACAAAAGCCGGGGTGCCCCTTAGAACTTTTCTGTTTGGCTCAAAGCCAAAGAGACCATCACTCTTTTCGTGCATGGGTCCTGGTGTGCATAAGCAACATGGTGGCTCAAAGGCTGGGCGTAGATGA
- the LOC101765645 gene encoding uncharacterized protein LOC101765645, translating into MHQIFAFYTNPPSLTLTPQTHQRDSHPKAMFHPSSSSAPNYSDLSMQHAVSFSPAVSTAPTEIPRGGFFHDNGGLLALPNVAASAPPPYPSSLPSYYIHRNTSSHFLPLHLQLSEQLSSNATFSCSSPSACQLPAAHVPCSPSSSSGDFLEFSTGALRRVFSTGDLQVMNVSPSPPPPPLSGDTHGQDAGGPFTQKVGRYSAEERKEKIERYRTKRNQRNFHKKITYACRKTLADSRPRVQGRFARNAETEAEAEAVSGLEREASDNSYEHCNYSELTTNSSSCFDSMCRESGKTTTSDDGKWWWEPPVANGHYGHHHYQQQQLLDFDDTELNEEDLWASLADMYSGI; encoded by the exons ATGCACCAAATCTTCGCTTTTTATACCAACCCTCCTTCACTTACACTGACTCCCCAAACACATCAAAGGGATTCACACCCAAAAGCCATGTTCCACCCTTCATCTTCGTCGGCACCCAACTACAGTGACCTCTCCATGCAGCATGCAGTAAGCTTCTCTCCTGCTGTGTCCACAGCTCCAACCGAAATTCCTCGCGGGGGTTTCTTCCACGACAACGGCGGCCTGTTAGCACTCCCCAATGTTGCTGCATCGGCGCCGCCTCCCTACCCCTCTTCCCTACCTTCCTACTACATACACAGGAACACCAGCTCACATTTCCTCCCTCTTCACCTCCAGTTGTCTGAACAACTCAGCAGCAATGCCACCTTCTCTTGCTCGTCTCCTTCGGCATGCCAGTTGCCTGCTGCACATGTTCCTTGTTCTCCTTCCTCATCCTCCGGCGACTTCTTGGAATTCAGCACTGGAGCCCTGCGGCGTGTCTTCAGCACTGGTGACCTCCAG GTGATGAATGTCTCgccatctccgccgccaccaccactttCAGGTGACACACACGGCCAGGATGCAGGGGGCCCTTTCACTCAGAAGGTCGGGCGATATAGCGCTGAAGAACGCAAGGAGAAGATTGAGCGCTATCGTACCAAGCGTAACCAGAGGAACTTCCACAAAAAGATCACT TACGCCTGCAGGAAGACGCTGGCGGATAGCAGGCCCAGGGTGCAGGGCCGCTTCGCGAGGAACGCCGAGACGGAGGCTGAGGCTGAGGCTGTTTCAGGCCTCGAGAGGGAGGCCTCCGACAACAGCTACGAGCACTGCAACTACAGCGAACTCACCAccaacagcagcagctgcttCGACAGCATGTGCAGGGAAAGTGGCAAGACCACAACGTCGGACGACGGCAAGTGGTGGTGGGAACCGCCGGTAGCCAATGGGCACTATGGGCACCATCactaccagcagcagcagcttcttgATTTCGACGACACCGAGCTAAACGAAGAGGATCTGTGGGCCAGTCTAGCTGACATGTACTCCGGGATCTGA
- the LOC101766060 gene encoding uncharacterized protein LOC101766060, with protein MALSQSTQLGLATALFGVLSFVLAVLAELKKPPYGTPVQGRDVVVCRFPSDPTVALGALSALAAACSAALGALAVFFPYGGRHVPRKVLLGHTPLYVFLHIAVGVTVSGAGLTVWATASEAVHHVRNVHRDPAYACPTAESGVLGGAAFLNLDAMLFWIVCLMLVCNVREDYFDEHGGDGGGDGGGVEEK; from the exons ATGGCTCTGAGCCAGAGCACGCAGCTCGGCCTCGCCACCGCGCTGTTCGGCGTGCTCTCCttcgtcctcgccgtcctcgccgaGCTCAAGAAG CCGCCGTACGGGACGCCGGTCCAGGGCCGGGACGTGGTCGTCTGCCGGTTCCCGAGCGACCCGACGGTGGCCCTCGGGGCGCTGtccgcgctcgccgcggcgtGCAGCGCCGCGCTGGGCGCGCTCGCCGTCTTCTTCCCCTACGGCGGCAGGCACGTCCCGCGGAAGGTCCTCCTCGGCCACACCCCGCTCTACGTCTTCCTCCATATCGCCGT AGGCGTGACGGTGTCCGGGGCGGGCTTGACGGtgtgggcgacggcgagcgaggCCGTGCACCACGTACGGAACGTGCACCGCGACCCAGCGTACGCCTGCCCGACGGCCGAGAGCGGGgtgctcggcggcgcggcgttcCTCAACCTGGACGCCATGCTCTTCTGGATCGTCTGCCTCATGCTCGTCTGCAACGTCAGGGAGGACTACTTCGACGAGCACggcggggatggcggcggcgacggcgggggcgtCGAGGAGAAGTGA